The Quercus robur chromosome 7, dhQueRobu3.1, whole genome shotgun sequence genome has a segment encoding these proteins:
- the LOC126692510 gene encoding PAN domain-containing protein At5g03700 isoform X2: MKLYSFNFLILLLTYGNCNSDIHIGYQVTLAVPVVYSMGFIGRALLMETNQIEPNFKAALSVEAVNGKYSCSLEVFLGDVKVWNSGHYSRFYTWDECVLELTNDGDLRLKGPKDRVGWRTGTSGQRVEILSTGNLVLVDNMDRIKWQSFNFPTDVMLWGQRLNVATRLTSFPSNSSSFYTLEIQHNRIALYLHSGEWNYSYWEFKPSMNRNITFIKLGSKGLDLFSDKYKKIAQITSQENQLLRFLALGNATGNLGLYFYSPEERKFEASYQALNTTCDLPLACKPYGICTFSNACSCIGLLTNAKSPNCSGAISGGFCNISQVEMVELGGVSSVLQGVPKMVNVSKEDCEKLCLDDCTCAAALYYLQECYLYGLVMGAKQVIRGTGFTYMVKVPKGTHGRHGKSNVKKWVLVMVGVVDGLIIVLILGGFGYYFVQKRRKNLLNTDRN; the protein is encoded by the exons ATGAAGCTCTATTCCTtcaattttctcattcttttgttAACTTATGGCAATTGCAACTCAGACATTCACATTGGTTACCAGGTCACACTTGCTGTACCTGTGGTATATAGTATGGGATTCATTGGGAGGGCTCTTCTAATGGAGACTAACCAAATCGAGCCCAATTTTAAAGCTGCATTAAGTGTTGAGGCAGTTAATGGAAAATACTCATGCTCCCTTGAAGTTTTCCTAGGAGATGTGAAGGTCTGGAATTCTGGCCATTACTCAAGGTTTTACACTTGGGATGAGTGTGTGCTTGAGCTGACTAATGATGGAGATTTAAGACTAAAGGGTCCGAAAGATCGCGTGGGATGGCGAACTGGGACTTCTGGACAAAGGGTGGAG ATACTGAGCACAGGAAATCTGGTTCTAGTTGACAACATGGACAGAATAAAGTGGCAAAGTTTCAATTTTCCAACAGATGTAATGCTCTGGGGCCAGAGACTCAATGTGGCAACTCGCTTGACTTCATTTCCAAGCAACTCAAGTTCATTCTACACCTTAGAGATCCAACACAACAGGATTGCTTTGTACCTGCATTCTGGTGAGTGGAACTATTCCTACTGGGAGTTTAAGCCTTCCATGAACAGGAACATCACATTTATCAAGTTGGGTTCAAAAGGCTTAGATTTATTTagtgataaatataaaaaaatcgCGCAGATCACATCACAAGAAAATCAACTTCTAAGATTTTTAGCGCTGGGAAACGCGACAGGAAATTTGGGGCTATATTTTTATTCACcagaagagagaaaatttgagGCCTCTTATCAGGCACTCAATACCACATGTGATCTTCCTCTGGCTTGTAAACCTTATGGCATTTGTACATTCTCCAATGCTTGTTCATGCATTGGGCTTTTAACAAATGCAAAAAGTCCCAATTGCAGTGGGGCAATTTCTGGAGGGTTCTGTAACATTAGTCAGGTGGAGATGGTTGAATTAGGGGGTGTTAGTAGTGTGCTGCAGGGTGTTCCTAAAATGGTTAATGTTAGCAAAGAAGATTGTGAAAAGTTGTGTTTAGATGATTGTACATGTGCAGCTGCATTATATTACCTacaagaatgctatctttatgGGCTAGTTATGGGAGCTAAACAAGTTATAAGGGGAACTGGATTTACTTATATGGTTAAGGTTCCAAAGGGAACTCATGGGAGACATGGTAAGTCTAATGTCAAGAAATGGGTTTTGGTCATGGTAGGAGTGGTTGATGGATTGATTATTGTGCTTATTTTGGGAGGCTTTGGTTACTACTTCGtacaaaaaagaaggaaaaacttGCTGAATACTGATAGAAATTAG
- the LOC126692510 gene encoding G-type lectin S-receptor-like serine/threonine-protein kinase SD2-5 isoform X1: MKLYSFNFLILLLTYGNCNSDIHIGYQVTLAVPVVYSMGFIGRALLMETNQIEPNFKAALSVEAVNGKYSCSLEVFLGDVKVWNSGHYSRFYTWDECVLELTNDGDLRLKGPKDRVGWRTGTSGQRVERLQILSTGNLVLVDNMDRIKWQSFNFPTDVMLWGQRLNVATRLTSFPSNSSSFYTLEIQHNRIALYLHSGEWNYSYWEFKPSMNRNITFIKLGSKGLDLFSDKYKKIAQITSQENQLLRFLALGNATGNLGLYFYSPEERKFEASYQALNTTCDLPLACKPYGICTFSNACSCIGLLTNAKSPNCSGAISGGFCNISQVEMVELGGVSSVLQGVPKMVNVSKEDCEKLCLDDCTCAAALYYLQECYLYGLVMGAKQVIRGTGFTYMVKVPKGTHGRHGKSNVKKWVLVMVGVVDGLIIVLILGGFGYYFVQKRRKNLLNTDRN; the protein is encoded by the exons ATGAAGCTCTATTCCTtcaattttctcattcttttgttAACTTATGGCAATTGCAACTCAGACATTCACATTGGTTACCAGGTCACACTTGCTGTACCTGTGGTATATAGTATGGGATTCATTGGGAGGGCTCTTCTAATGGAGACTAACCAAATCGAGCCCAATTTTAAAGCTGCATTAAGTGTTGAGGCAGTTAATGGAAAATACTCATGCTCCCTTGAAGTTTTCCTAGGAGATGTGAAGGTCTGGAATTCTGGCCATTACTCAAGGTTTTACACTTGGGATGAGTGTGTGCTTGAGCTGACTAATGATGGAGATTTAAGACTAAAGGGTCCGAAAGATCGCGTGGGATGGCGAACTGGGACTTCTGGACAAAGGGTGGAG AGATTGCAGATACTGAGCACAGGAAATCTGGTTCTAGTTGACAACATGGACAGAATAAAGTGGCAAAGTTTCAATTTTCCAACAGATGTAATGCTCTGGGGCCAGAGACTCAATGTGGCAACTCGCTTGACTTCATTTCCAAGCAACTCAAGTTCATTCTACACCTTAGAGATCCAACACAACAGGATTGCTTTGTACCTGCATTCTGGTGAGTGGAACTATTCCTACTGGGAGTTTAAGCCTTCCATGAACAGGAACATCACATTTATCAAGTTGGGTTCAAAAGGCTTAGATTTATTTagtgataaatataaaaaaatcgCGCAGATCACATCACAAGAAAATCAACTTCTAAGATTTTTAGCGCTGGGAAACGCGACAGGAAATTTGGGGCTATATTTTTATTCACcagaagagagaaaatttgagGCCTCTTATCAGGCACTCAATACCACATGTGATCTTCCTCTGGCTTGTAAACCTTATGGCATTTGTACATTCTCCAATGCTTGTTCATGCATTGGGCTTTTAACAAATGCAAAAAGTCCCAATTGCAGTGGGGCAATTTCTGGAGGGTTCTGTAACATTAGTCAGGTGGAGATGGTTGAATTAGGGGGTGTTAGTAGTGTGCTGCAGGGTGTTCCTAAAATGGTTAATGTTAGCAAAGAAGATTGTGAAAAGTTGTGTTTAGATGATTGTACATGTGCAGCTGCATTATATTACCTacaagaatgctatctttatgGGCTAGTTATGGGAGCTAAACAAGTTATAAGGGGAACTGGATTTACTTATATGGTTAAGGTTCCAAAGGGAACTCATGGGAGACATGGTAAGTCTAATGTCAAGAAATGGGTTTTGGTCATGGTAGGAGTGGTTGATGGATTGATTATTGTGCTTATTTTGGGAGGCTTTGGTTACTACTTCGtacaaaaaagaaggaaaaacttGCTGAATACTGATAGAAATTAG
- the LOC126692511 gene encoding transcription factor bHLH61-like: MASREHKRAALNEKLQQLRAATNSNALNKASIIVDASRYINELKQKVERLNQDIGTSQSSKAQNSLPAVTVETLERGFLINVFSEKNCPGLLVSILEAFEELGLEVLDARVSCSDIFQLQAVGGENRDSLDAQVVKQAVLEAIKNCNEEQE; the protein is encoded by the exons ATGGCTTCTAGGGAGCATAAAAGAGCAGCGCTAAATGAGAAGTTGCAACAGCTTCGTGCTGCCACCAACTCTAATGCT CTGAACAAAGCTTCAATTATAGTAGATGCATCCAGGTATATAAATGAGTTGAAGCAAAAAGTGGAAAGACTGAATCAAGATATTGGAACTTCACAAAGTTCAAAAGCTCAAAATTCATTGCCTGCG GTTACTGTGGAAACCCTAGAAAGGGGTTTCCTTATTAATGTGTTTTCAGAAAAAAATTGTCCTGGTTTGCTAGTCTCAATACTAGAAGCATTTGAGGAGCTGGGTCTTGAAGTGCTCGATGCTAGGGTTTCTTGTTCAGATATTTTCCAGTTACAAGCTGTTGGTGGAGAA AATCGTGATAGCTTAGATGCTCAAGTGGTGAAACAAGCTGTGTTGGAAGCTATCAAGAACTGTAATGAAGAGCAAGAATAA